AGTTGATTCTGCAGCCTGAGTCAGCCTCTGGTACTGAGCCCCTGCCGCCAGCGTACCTGCAGTCTCACGCAGAAGCCTGACCCGGAACATGACCAGAGTCCCATCTCAGAGGATCTATGACAAATGATCTATGACAAGTGAGACAAATGTTTGCTGTTTTATGTTGTTAAGTTTTGGAAGTTTTGGGTCTCTGATGGGTCTGTGGATTAGGGTGCCAGTCTCAGAAAAGGATGATTCACCGTGAGCTGGGAAGACATCTCCAAAGAGGTCTACTCTGGACAATGGTCTTCTGCAATCCTGGTGTGCTGTGAGCTCcttgggagctctgtctctttgaTTACAGAAGGAGCATACTTGATATGGTGCCTTAAAGGATCAAGCACAAATCTGTAATGCTCCCCTGCCATCCTTTTCTGCAAACATATCCCTAACTCTGTGTACAAGATACAAGAGAAAATGAAAGGTTCATTCAGGTAATTGTGAAATAACCCCAGTTTCTGACATCAGAAAGTAGgaagagggccagtgttgtggatcagtaggttaatccactgcttggGGTAGcagcattccgtatcagagtgctggtttgagtctcagctactctgctgtCCAACTgcttgttaatgagcctgggaaggaagcagaagatggctcaagtatttgggcttctgctacccatgtggaagacttggatagaacaacaaaaataatttaatgattgGTTTTGAAAACCTATAAACATAGCCTAGATGAATAGGCTTAGAGAATTTTCTCTGGGACTTGTCTCTATCCATGTCCCCAAGATGTGTAATGATTGGTTTTGAAAACCTATAAACATAGCCTAGATGAATAGGTCTTAGAGAATTTTCTCTGGGACTTGTCTCTATCCATGTCCCCAAGATGTGAATGACCCAGGAGTTAGATCACATCCTTTGCCATCATTGCTGAGTCCATAGGGATTGGGAAATAGATGGGACAATTACCTTGAACTTGTCTGTAATGAGACTCTCAGGGAGTCTGGTCTCAGGGGTCATAGAAGCCATGTAAACACCTGTCTGTGACTCCCCACACATCCTTCCTGCACAGAGGGGGAAAGCTGTGACCATCTCCTCTTCCCTAGCTCAGAACCTGCCTGTATGTATAAGAATTCTCACTGCTTAGAGTAAGAGTGGTATTGGCCAATTCCTGCAAGGTGGAGAACACTTGACAGCAGCATTGCTAATGTCTGCCAGGAACTAGGATAACAGTGGGGAttctggatggaaaatggagcagctggaacttgaactgacacccatatgggatactggcattgaggtggtggcttaactgttataccacagtgcaggcccctgattGAAGGTTTTAAGGAACCTTGGTGCTAAATCTTCCCCATCCAGGTAGCAGTAGTAAGATTCTTGaattcaggccggtgccgtggctcaacaggctaatcctccaccttgtggcgccggcacaccgggtaacccatcggggcactggattctgtcccagttgcccctcttccaggccatctctctactgtggcctgggagtgcagtggagccctgcaccccatgggagaccaggagaagcacctggctcctgccttgggatcagcgtggtgtgccggctgcagcacgtcgcggccattggagggttgaaccaacggcaaaggaagacctttctctctgcctctctctctctctcagtgtccactctgcctgtcaaacaaaacaaaacaaaacaagattctTGAATTCATTAACTGAAGGGTGATACAGACATAGTGATAATCAGCTGTTTCTGATCCCAATATGAACTGTTAAGCTCACAGAGAGGCcgggccgcagctcactaggctaatcctccacctgcggcgccagcaccccgggttctagtcctggttggggcgccggttctgtctcggttgcccctcttccagtccagctctctgctgtggcccgggagtgcagtggaggatggcccaagtgcttgggagaccaggagggagcacctggctcctggcttcggatcagcacagcgtgccagccgtagcggccatttggggggtgaaccaacggaaggaagacctttctctctctctctcactgtctaactctgcctgtcaaaaaaaagaaaaaaaaaaaaaggtcatagaGAAAGCCTGATACACAGAGAAGGGCTGTGTATGTGCTTACCTGTTGGTTTAATGTTAATGTTTAGAAAATTAAAAGGTTGAATCCAGTGGGACCAGCATCATGTGGGACTGAGGGTTGGAAGTTGTGGGTGTGGGGACCAGGGGTAGATTGACTACCATCTCTAACACAGGGTTCGTTAGCACGTCCATAGCTGGGTCTTGACTTCTGCATCCAGTCCCTCAGCTTTCCCATTTCTGTCCTCtttattttctctgcatctgGGCTCAGACCCATGGGAGGGGCCAACGAGTCGAGCGTCTCCGAGTTCCTCCTCCTGGGACTGTCGcggcagccccagcagcagcgGCTGCTCTTTGTGCTCTTCCTGAGCATGTACCTGGCCACGGTCCTGGGGAACCTGCTCATCGTCCTGGCCATCGGCACAGACTCCCGCCTGCAcacccccatgtacttcttcctcagcAACCTGTCCTTCGTGGACGTCTGCTTCTCCTCCACCACCGTCCCCAAGATGCTGGCCAATCACGCCCTCGGCACCCAGGCCATCTCCTACTCTGGCTGTCTCACGCAGATgtattttgttttcctgtttgtaGATATGGACAATTTCCTCCTGGCCgtgatggcctatgaccgctTTGTCGCCGTGTGCCACCCCTTACATTACACAACAAAGATGACTCGTCagctgtgtgtcctgatggtcgCAGGGTCCTGGGTCATTGCCAATCTGAATGTCCTGTTGCACACCCTGCTGATGTCACGACTGTCATTCTGTGGGGACAACGCCATCCCCCACTTCTTCTGTGATGTGGCTGCTCTCCTGAAGCTCTCCTGCTCAGACACATGGCTCAATGAGATGTTGGTTCTTTTTGAAGCAGGACTGATCATGATCATCCCCTTTGTTTGCATCCTGGTGTCGTATGTCTTTATTGCTGCTGCTGTGCTGAGAGTGCCCTCCATTCGGGGCAGGTGGAAagccttctccacctgtggctcccacTTGGCTGTGGTGTTTCTCTTCTATGGCACCATCATCTCCTTGTATTTCAGCCCTTCGTCCTCACACTCGGCTGAGAAAGACATAGCATCTGCAGTGATGTTCACGGTGGTCACTCCCATGCTGAACCCTttcatctacagcctgaggaacaaAGACATCAAAGCTGCTCTTGGGAAAGTGGTAGCCATGAGATTTCTGTCTACTCGGTAATGATCCAGGCTAACTAAAGCAAATAGGTAGCTGATTTCCAAGAaaattctgtttgtgttttctgctgtGGGAAATGTGGTACTTGCCTTCTGTCAGAGAAACACGTAGTATACATCTTGGGAGAACAAAACTCTTGATACAGATTATTTGggaaaaagatggagagagagactgtTTAATCAGATGACATGACTCTTCAATTGTCAGTGCCCTCCTGCGAAACCCACCCCACACTACACCTGGGTAACATGGGTGTTGGataatttgtgtttctttctcAATTAGACAAGACAGAACATGCACCATCATGGAATAATGAGGCATCTCAATAGGAAGTTGCCACGGAGAACTCAGGGGCCTGGGATTGTGTGAAGTGATGCTGGTGAGGAATGAGGCACTGGGCTTTTTGCTCAGGATCAGAAGCTCTTACAGAGGAGGGACCATTCTGACTGGACCATTTGCTGTATTTTATCCAGAATGAAGCAAGAGTTGACTAAGGCCAAGGTGTAACTGACAAAGCTGCAGTGGTCACTCATCTCAGTCCCCTTAGGGGGGCAGTGGATGATTCCAGTGGCTAGGACAGTATTCAGGTGTTTGCGCTCAGACAGGATTGCAGAGTGGCCGTGTTGTCCTGCTCCATGACGGTCACGGAGTGGCCTTGTTTGACGGTGAAGTTCTGTGAACATCTCCGTGTGAATCTGGTTGGTTTGGGAGTTCCTGGCCAGCTCCTGAGTGTCGTGATCATCGCTGTTTTTCAGTGTGCAGACCTTGTCCTGAGTGTGTTTGAAGTGAGATTAGATTTGTTGGGGCTATGAGAGGGGTTGATGCAGAACTCCAGGAAGCCCTGACTTGGCCACTTTTTTGAGCcagtcatttttatctttttttttttttttaaagaggcagagtggacagtgagagagagagacagcaagaaaggtcttcctttgccgttggttcaccctccaatggccgctgctgctggcacgctgatccgaagccaggagccaggtgcttcttgggccatcctccactgccctcccaggccacagcagagagctggcctggaagaggggcaaccgggacagaatccggcaccctgaccgggactagaacccgttgtgccggctacgcaggcggaggattagcctattgaaccatggcgccggccagtcatttttatcttctttgagCTTTATGTATCACTGAGTATTACACAAGGAGTATGCATAAGTTAGTAAGAAATATCCCTCACATGAGCCTCATCTTCACTGAGGTGCTTATCCCCTGCAGACTTATTGTTACCCTCATCCCTTCCACATGTAGCCTCTCTCTGAGCCTAGTGGGCGCAGAATATGGTGTAAAGGCTGCCCCCTCCT
This sequence is a window from Lepus europaeus isolate LE1 chromosome 21, mLepTim1.pri, whole genome shotgun sequence. Protein-coding genes within it:
- the LOC133750314 gene encoding olfactory receptor 1361-like — protein: MGGANESSVSEFLLLGLSRQPQQQRLLFVLFLSMYLATVLGNLLIVLAIGTDSRLHTPMYFFLSNLSFVDVCFSSTTVPKMLANHALGTQAISYSGCLTQMYFVFLFVDMDNFLLAVMAYDRFVAVCHPLHYTTKMTRQLCVLMVAGSWVIANLNVLLHTLLMSRLSFCGDNAIPHFFCDVAALLKLSCSDTWLNEMLVLFEAGLIMIIPFVCILVSYVFIAAAVLRVPSIRGRWKAFSTCGSHLAVVFLFYGTIISLYFSPSSSHSAEKDIASAVMFTVVTPMLNPFIYSLRNKDIKAALGKVVAMRFLSTR